Proteins encoded in a region of the Desulfurococcaceae archaeon genome:
- a CDS encoding YkgJ family cysteine cluster protein, whose protein sequence is MSRLAYKFNFVDFKRICSECKENCCLRFYAVLLPEEEEDFSDVAFEIETERGVVKCIGSRGGNPCPYLSKEGHCTVYEKRPLDCRLWPVLVYVDFKTRERIIYLDLECPAVREGKLPEGLVKQIIETVKSVNFDNEWLEKYTLAPWPNNFIEVLRLKPQDSA, encoded by the coding sequence ATGAGTAGGCTCGCGTACAAGTTCAACTTCGTGGACTTTAAGAGAATATGTAGCGAATGTAAAGAGAACTGCTGCTTACGCTTCTACGCAGTCCTCTTACCAGAGGAGGAAGAAGATTTCAGCGATGTTGCATTCGAAATAGAAACCGAGCGCGGTGTAGTTAAGTGCATTGGTTCTCGTGGGGGAAATCCGTGCCCCTACCTCAGTAAAGAAGGCCACTGTACTGTATACGAAAAACGGCCATTAGACTGCAGGCTTTGGCCGGTACTCGTTTACGTAGACTTCAAAACACGGGAAAGAATAATCTACTTAGACTTAGAGTGTCCTGCTGTAAGAGAAGGTAAGCTACCCGAGGGGCTGGTGAAGCAGATCATTGAAACCGTGAAAAGCGTGAACTTCGATAATGAATGGCTCGAAAAGTACACGCTTGCACCATGGCCAAATAACTTCATAGAAGTATTGAGGCTTAAACCGCAGGACAGCGCGTAG
- a CDS encoding DUF131 domain-containing protein produces the protein MLSLVLFMLALIIVLVGMLLIVLSIIGRSEEIERGEKRVEGGGVIIVGPLPIVIGTSQRAALALIILALVLFVVVVATFILLARWTP, from the coding sequence ATGCTCTCGTTAGTACTTTTCATGCTGGCGCTGATAATCGTACTGGTTGGCATGCTACTAATAGTGCTCTCCATTATAGGCAGGAGCGAGGAAATCGAGCGTGGTGAGAAGCGTGTAGAGGGTGGAGGAGTCATAATTGTGGGCCCACTACCAATCGTTATAGGTACAAGCCAGAGAGCAGCGCTTGCACTAATCATACTCGCACTGGTACTCTTCGTAGTAGTTGTTGCGACGTTCATACTACTAGCTAGGTGGACTCCATGA